GGGCCTGCAGGTGAGTGGTCCGGCCGACGGCTGGCGCGGGCTGCAGGGACTCGAGGCCGACCTGCACGACGTCGGCGAGCTCGCGCCCGCGATCGCCGCGCTCTGCGCACTCGCCCAGACCCCGTCCCAGCTCACCGGCATCGCCCACATCCGCGGTCACGAGACCGACCGGCTGACGGCGCTCGCCCGCGAGCTCGGTGCGCTCGGCGCCGACGTCGACGAGCACCCGGACGGGCTGTCCTTGCGACCGGCGAGGCTGTCGGGCGGGGTGTTCCACACCTACGCCGACCACCGGATGGCCCACGCCGGCGTCATCGTCGGCGCCGCCGTGCCCGGCGTCCTGGTCGAGAACGTCGCGACCACCAGCAAGACGTTCCCCGACTTCGCCGGCTTCTGGTCCGGGCTGTTCTGAGGTCGCCTGATGCCGCGGTACGACGAGCACGACGTCGAGCACTACGAGCGCCCGCGTCGTCGTACCCGGCCCCGGACCAAGGAGCGCCCGGCGCACGAGGACGCCGTCGAGGGCCTCGTCGTCACCGTCGACCGCGGCCGGTTCACGCTGCTCATCGACGACCGCACCGTGATGGCCATGAAGGCCCGCCCGCTGGGCCGCAAGGGCGTGGTCGTCGGCGACCGGGTCCGGGTGGTCGGGGACGTGTCCGGCGCCGACGGCTCGCTCGCACGGATCGTCGAGGTGCTCGAGCGCAGCAGCACGCTACGTCGTACGGCTGACGACGACGACCCGGTGGAGCGCGTCATCGTCGCCAACGTCACCCAGCTCGTCATCGTCACCGCCCTCGCCGACCCCGAGCCGCGGCCGCGGTGGATCGACCGGGCGCTGGTGGCGGCGTACGACGGCGGGATGGCGCCGCTGCTCTGCCTCACGAAGGCGGACCTGGAGGACCCCGAGACACTGCTGGCGACGTACCGCTCACTCGGGGTGCCGTGGGAGGTGACCCGCCGCGACGCCGACCGCACCATCATCGGCCTGGACGCGCTGCACGGCCGGCTGCGCGGCGAGACCAGCGTGCTGATCGGGCACAGCGGTGTGGGGAAGTCCACGCTCGTCAACGCGCTGGTCCCCGACGCGCGGCGCGAGACCGGGCACGTGAACGCGGTGACCGGTCAGGGCCGGCACACGTCGACGTCCGCACTCATGCTGCCGCTGGCCGACGGTGACGGCTGGATCATCGACACCCCCGGCATCCGCTCGTTCGGGCTCGCGCACGTCCAGCCCGAGCACCTGATCGAGGCGTTCCCCGACCTCGACGAGATGACCGAGGACTGCCCCCGCGGCTGCACCCACGGCGACGACGAGCCGGAGTGCGGGCTCGACGAGGCGGTCGCGGCCGGCGAGGCCGACCCCGAGCGGGTGGCGTCCTTCCGACGGCTGCTCGCCGCGCGCTCGGTCACCGACTACTGACCCGTCGAGGCCCGGGTGGATCACCCGTTGAAGCCGCCCCACACCGCCGTGGCGCCGGCGTCGCCGGTGAGGACGACGAGCACGATGACGGCGACCGCGCCGCCGGCGAGGAGCAGGCCGAGGAGCCAGCGCAGCGGGCCCTCCTCGGGGTGGAGCAGGCCGGAGACCAGGGCGACGGCGCTGAACCCGATCGAGGTCCACAGCAGCTTCAGCGCGAGGGCGTGGTGGTGGTCGATCCGGCGGGTGATCTCCGAGGGCGGGGTCGAGAAGAACTCGTTGGCGTTGCGGAAGCTGTTGCCCGAGACGAAGGCCAGCGCCACCGCTCCGATCGCGACCACGGCACCGACCACCAGTGGCCAGCGCAGGCGGTCGCGCCACGACGGCACGAGCGAGGCGAGGGCGAGGAGGGCCACGAGGGGCGCGAGCACCACGGCGGCGTGAACGGCGAGCGGGTGCAGCGGAAGGCCGTTGATCTCCATGGTTGAATCCTGCACGACCGCTGGTCACGGGAGCCGCACCCGCGCCGGTCGCACGGCGCCCGACGGCTAGGGTGCCCCTGTGGCTGCCCCCGACTACACCGACGACCTGCGTCTGGCACACCTGCTGGCCGACGACGCGGACTCGCTCACCCAGGCCCGCTTCCGCGCGCTCGACCTGCACGTGATGAGCAAGCCGGACCTGACCCCGGTGACCGACGCCGACCAGGCGGTCGAGGAGTCGATCCGTCGTACCCTCTCCAAGGCGCGCAGCCGCGACGCCGTCACCGGCGAGGAGCAGGGCACCTCCGGGCACTCCCAGCGGCGCTGGATCGTCGACCCGATCGACGGCACCAAGAACTACGTGCGCGGCGTGCCGGTCTGGGCGACGTTGATCTCGCTGGTCGTCGACGACGAGGTCGTCCTCGGCGTCGTGTCCGCCCCCGCGCTGCAGCGCCGGTGGTGGGCCTCGGCCGGCCAGGGCGCGTGGACCGGGAAGTCGCTGATGAAGGCGACCGAGTGCCGCGTCTCCGACGTACGACGCCTCGAGGACGCGTCCTTCTCCTACTCCTCGATCAGCGGCTGGGAGGACCGGGGCCTCGGCGAGGACATGCTCGCGCTGATGCGGCGCGTGTGGCGGACCCGGGCGTACGGCGACTTCTGGTCCTACATGCTCCTCGCGGAGGGCGCCGTCGACATCGCTGCCGAGCCCGAGCTCGAGGTCTACGACATGGCTGCGCTCGACATCATCGTGCGCGAGGCCGGCGGGCGGTTCACGTCCCTGGAGGGCCGCGACGGCCCGTGGGGTGGCAACGCGCTGGCCAGCAACGGGCACCTCCACGAGGCCGCGCTGTCCTTCCTCGGCAGCGTCAGCGACCTCGACGACGACCCCGACTGGCCGCGCACCGGACCGGGCAGCGTGTCCGACCTGCGCTCCCACCGGCACCGCGTGTCGGACGAGACCAGTGACGGCGAGGGCGCTCCCGAGTAGCCTGCGTCACATGCGCATCGCTGACGTGCTCGGTTCGAAGTCGCTTCGCGACGTGGTCACCATCAGTCCCGAGGCCGGGGTCCGCGAGCTGCTCGCGCTGCTCTCGGAGCACAACATCGGTGCGGTGGTGGTGAGCTCCGACGGCACCTCTCTCGACGGGATCGTGTCCGAGCGCGACGTCGTACGCCGTCTGCACAGCGACGGCACGGTCATCAACAACGTCGTCTCGGCGATCATGACGACCGAGGTGAGCACCTGCTCCCCCGACGACGACCTCGACGACGTCCTCGCGGTGATGACCGAGCGCCGGTTCCGCCACATCCCCGCCACCGACGGCGAGCGGGTGGTCGGCATCGTCAGCATCGGCGACCTGGTGAAGCACAAGATCGACCAGCTGCAGTTCGAGCGCGACCAGCTCGACAACTACGTCCACCAGTCCTGACCGCCGACCCGGCGCGAACTGGCCTGCGGAAGCCGCCGACCCGGCAGGAAGTGGCTCGCGTTCGAGCCACTTCCTGCCGGGTCGGCGCGAAGTCGGAGCTAGTTTGTGACGGGTCGCGCGTGCCGTACGACCTCGTCGACGGCGGCGAGGAACACCGGGCGCCAGCGGTGCACGTCGAAGACGACCGAGGCGTGGCCACCGGGGGTCTCGTGGACGGTCGCACCGGGGATCGCGGCCGCCAGCGCGCGCTGTCGTGAGGTCGCGATGGCGTGGTCGCGGCCGGTGACGACGACGGCCGTGGGGACGTCGACCTCCCCCAGCCAGGGCCGGGCGTCGAAGCGGCCCAGGGCCCCGAGCACCTCGGGCATCGCCCAGGCGCTGGTGCTGCGGAACTCGCCCCACGCCCACGTGGACATCTCCGCACCGACGTGCCGCTCGTCGCCCAGGCCCGCGCGCACCTCGAGCACCCGCTGGCGGTAGCGGTCGCGGAAGCGGTCGTTGGCCTTGTGGAGCGTCGGGTAGAACATCGCGTCGCCGCGGGTCTGGCTCCAGCAGGCGGCGGTCGAGGCGAGCACCAGGCCCGCGGTGCGCTCGGGGTGCCGGCGCCAGAAGAGCTGGGCCAGGGCGCCGCCCATGGAGTAGCCGACGGCCACCACCGAGGCGATGCCGAGCTGGTCGAGGACCGCGGCGGCGTCGTCGACGCAGTCCTCGAGGGAGAACCGCTCCGAGACGATGCCGCGGCCGTGCCAGCGCTGGTCGAGCATCACCACCCGGTGGGTCGCGGCCAGCTCGGCGAGGGTGCTGAACCAGGTGAGGTAGGACGTCGTGGCCAGACCGTGGAAGAGCAGCAGGGTCGGCGCACCGGGGTCCCCCGCGGGGGCGCCGGTGTCGACCACGAACGCCTCACCCCGCCCGGGCAGGTCGAGGAGGCGGCCGGCCGGCAGCTCGGGCAGCGCCGGGAAGCGCTGGGTGCGCCGGATGCCGGTCCGCATGCCGAGCACGGCTGCCCTGCCGCCGTACCGAGCAGCGGTGAGCGAGCCCTTGAGGGCATGGCGGGTCGCGGACTTCATCACACGGGTGGTCATCGGGGTCCCCGACCGGTTGTTCGCTGGAGGAGCGCAGCGGGGGAAGCGAAGAATCGGGTGGGGTGAATCACGCAAGGTTCCTTCGCGGGGTCTCGGCGGGCGCCGCCGGCGGCTCGAGGTCGAGCTCGGCCAGCGCGTCGGGGAGGTACGACGCCAGCACGTGGACGTCGGGCAGCAGGTCGGGGCAGGCGAGGAGCGAGAAGTTCATCCGGTCGACGTAGGACCAGACGGTGACGTTGAGGCCGATGCCGTCGACGAGCGGCCCGACGCTGAACAGGTCGGCGAGACGGGCGCCGCCGACGGTGGCCGGCTCGCGCGGGCCGGGGACGTTGGACACGATCGCGGAGAACGCAGCGGGGTGCCACGACGCCGCGTTCAGCCGCGAGTAGGCGCGCACGGCGGCCGCGAACGGGCGCGGCGGGGTGAACTGCGACCAGTCGGCGAGGATCGAGGAGCCCAGCTGGGCGTTGATCCGCTTCGCGTCGGCGGTGGTCTCGGCGATGGTCCGCAGCCGCTCGACCGGGTCGTCGACGTCGGTGGCCAGGGTCGTGAACAGGTTGGAGACGCGGTTGCCCCCGAGCCGGGGCACGGCGTCCCGCTCGTCGGCGCTCACCGGGACGCCGGCCAGCAGCGAGGACGCCGGGCGCTCGTCGTGGTCGGCCATCCAGCGGCGCAGGGCGCCGGAGGTGACGGCGAGGACGATGTCGTTGAGGGTGACGTCCAGGCCGGCGGCCCGGTGCTGGGCGCGGACCCGCTTGAGCTCGCCGAGCGGCAGCGTGACGGTGGCGAACGAGCGCAGCGGCGTGAGGGCGCCGTTGAACGACACCCGGGGAGCGTGCAGCACCGGCACCGGCGACCTCGCGCCGGCCCGCCGCTCGCGGACCACGCCGAGGATGCCGAGCAGGGTGCGCAGCAGCAGCGCCGGGATGGTCCTGATCTGCGCGGCCGCGTCGGCCCAGGCGTGCCGGACCAGGTTGAGCCTGCTGGGCAGCCGGTCGGTCGAGGTGTACTCCTCCTGCACCGCCTCCGGCGTGGCCGCGGAGCGCACGTCGGTCACGTTGGCGAGCAGTGCGTTGGCGGCGGCGCCGTCGGCGAGGGCGTGGTGCATCTTGCCGACGACGGCCACCCGGCCTCCCTCGAGGCCCTCGCAGTAGTGGAGCTCCCACAGTGGGTGGTCCCGGTGCAGCGGGGTGCTCGCGATCATGCCGATCAGCTGCTCCAGGTCGCGCATGCTGCCCGGGTTGTCGGGGCCGCCGACCCGGTGCCGCCGGATGTGGTGCGGCACGTCGATCCGAGGCTGGGTCACCCAGACCGGGTGGTTGAGGCCGAAGGGCACCTCGACGACCCGACGGCGCAGGGGCGGGAGCCTCTTGAGCCGGGACAGCATGCCGGCCACGAAGGCGTCGTACGTCAGGGCCTCGTCGGCCTCGAGCAGCGCGATCTTGAGCGTGTGCATGTGGACCGACGGGGTCTCCATGTAGAGGAACCCCGCGTCGATCCCCGCCATCCTCTCGATGGCGGGGCGCTCGTTGGCCGGGCGGGTCACGACGCCGCCCCGGGCAGCTCGCGGACCATGATCTTGCCGGACGCGTTGCGCGGCAGCGTGTCGAGCACGACGACCTCGCGCGGGACCTTGTAGCCCGCGAGCTGCGACTTGACGTGCCCCTTGAGCTCGTCGGGCGTGGCCGCGCCCGAGAGCGCGACGTACGCCGCCAGCCGCTGGCCGAACGCCTCGTCGTCGACGCCGATCACCACGACCTCGCGCACGGCCGGGTGGGCGCCGAGGACCTTCTCCACCTCGATCGGGTACACGTTCTCGCCGCCGGAGACGATCATGTCGTCGTCGCGGCCCACGACGTAGAGCCGTCCCTCGGCGTCGAGGCGGCCGACGTCGCCGCTGACCATGTAGCCGTCGACGAACTCCTTCGACGCACCCGCGGTGTAGCCGTCGAACGGGGAGGCTCCGCGGACCAGGATCCGGCCGACCACGTCGGTCCCGACGTCGCGGCCGGCATCGTCGACGACCCGGAGCAGGGTGCCGCGCACGGCCTTGCCGGCGGTGTCCGGGGCGTGGCGCAGGTCAGCGGGCTGGGCGACGCTGATCTGCCCGGCCTCGGTGGCGTTGTAGCTGTTGTGGACCAGGTCGCCGAAGCGGTCCATGAACGCGATCACCGACTGCGGCCTCATCCGCGAGCCGCTCG
This genomic interval from Nocardioides kongjuensis contains the following:
- the rsgA gene encoding ribosome small subunit-dependent GTPase A, which translates into the protein MPRYDEHDVEHYERPRRRTRPRTKERPAHEDAVEGLVVTVDRGRFTLLIDDRTVMAMKARPLGRKGVVVGDRVRVVGDVSGADGSLARIVEVLERSSTLRRTADDDDPVERVIVANVTQLVIVTALADPEPRPRWIDRALVAAYDGGMAPLLCLTKADLEDPETLLATYRSLGVPWEVTRRDADRTIIGLDALHGRLRGETSVLIGHSGVGKSTLVNALVPDARRETGHVNAVTGQGRHTSTSALMLPLADGDGWIIDTPGIRSFGLAHVQPEHLIEAFPDLDEMTEDCPRGCTHGDDEPECGLDEAVAAGEADPERVASFRRLLAARSVTDY
- the hisN gene encoding histidinol-phosphatase — protein: MAAPDYTDDLRLAHLLADDADSLTQARFRALDLHVMSKPDLTPVTDADQAVEESIRRTLSKARSRDAVTGEEQGTSGHSQRRWIVDPIDGTKNYVRGVPVWATLISLVVDDEVVLGVVSAPALQRRWWASAGQGAWTGKSLMKATECRVSDVRRLEDASFSYSSISGWEDRGLGEDMLALMRRVWRTRAYGDFWSYMLLAEGAVDIAAEPELEVYDMAALDIIVREAGGRFTSLEGRDGPWGGNALASNGHLHEAALSFLGSVSDLDDDPDWPRTGPGSVSDLRSHRHRVSDETSDGEGAPE
- a CDS encoding alpha/beta fold hydrolase, with the translated sequence MTTRVMKSATRHALKGSLTAARYGGRAAVLGMRTGIRRTQRFPALPELPAGRLLDLPGRGEAFVVDTGAPAGDPGAPTLLLFHGLATTSYLTWFSTLAELAATHRVVMLDQRWHGRGIVSERFSLEDCVDDAAAVLDQLGIASVVAVGYSMGGALAQLFWRRHPERTAGLVLASTAACWSQTRGDAMFYPTLHKANDRFRDRYRQRVLEVRAGLGDERHVGAEMSTWAWGEFRSTSAWAMPEVLGALGRFDARPWLGEVDVPTAVVVTGRDHAIATSRQRALAAAIPGATVHETPGGHASVVFDVHRWRPVFLAAVDEVVRHARPVTN
- a CDS encoding CBS domain-containing protein, whose protein sequence is MRIADVLGSKSLRDVVTISPEAGVRELLALLSEHNIGAVVVSSDGTSLDGIVSERDVVRRLHSDGTVINNVVSAIMTTEVSTCSPDDDLDDVLAVMTERRFRHIPATDGERVVGIVSIGDLVKHKIDQLQFERDQLDNYVHQS
- a CDS encoding wax ester/triacylglycerol synthase family O-acyltransferase — protein: MTRPANERPAIERMAGIDAGFLYMETPSVHMHTLKIALLEADEALTYDAFVAGMLSRLKRLPPLRRRVVEVPFGLNHPVWVTQPRIDVPHHIRRHRVGGPDNPGSMRDLEQLIGMIASTPLHRDHPLWELHYCEGLEGGRVAVVGKMHHALADGAAANALLANVTDVRSAATPEAVQEEYTSTDRLPSRLNLVRHAWADAAAQIRTIPALLLRTLLGILGVVRERRAGARSPVPVLHAPRVSFNGALTPLRSFATVTLPLGELKRVRAQHRAAGLDVTLNDIVLAVTSGALRRWMADHDERPASSLLAGVPVSADERDAVPRLGGNRVSNLFTTLATDVDDPVERLRTIAETTADAKRINAQLGSSILADWSQFTPPRPFAAAVRAYSRLNAASWHPAAFSAIVSNVPGPREPATVGGARLADLFSVGPLVDGIGLNVTVWSYVDRMNFSLLACPDLLPDVHVLASYLPDALAELDLEPPAAPAETPRRNLA
- a CDS encoding DUF2231 domain-containing protein, which produces MEINGLPLHPLAVHAAVVLAPLVALLALASLVPSWRDRLRWPLVVGAVVAIGAVALAFVSGNSFRNANEFFSTPPSEITRRIDHHHALALKLLWTSIGFSAVALVSGLLHPEEGPLRWLLGLLLAGGAVAVIVLVVLTGDAGATAVWGGFNG